In Labrus mixtus chromosome 3, fLabMix1.1, whole genome shotgun sequence, a single window of DNA contains:
- the acer1 gene encoding alkaline ceramidase 1: MGGFYSSEKMAGVFSYESSEIDWCEDNYKHSEHVVEYFNTMSSFIFFIISPIMLYLLHPYAKERNLAIHVVWIMMIFVGLFSAYFHMTLSFVGQMLDELSILWVLAMGYSVWFPRRLFPSFIKDRATFTSLVLVVTLISTLSSFVKPTANAYALNCFGLHLLYVLVTEIKCCNDQKVLRLAKLSVALWVLAITCWISDRFGCSFWQRLNFCYLHGIWHILIVMAVAYGSTLIAYLDANYEIPYSLPGLQYWPCDKWAVGLPHIVLKGTTKTQKRC; encoded by the exons GTTTCTACTCCAGTGAAAAGATGGCAGGAGTTTTCTCTTATGAGAGTTCAGAAATCGACTGGTGTGAAGACAACTACAAACACTCAGAACATGTAGTGGAGTACTTTAACACG atgagcagctttattttcttcattatatCTCCCATCATGCTCTACCTCCTTCACCCTTACGCCAAAGAGAGGAACCTAGCGATTCATGTGGTTTGGATCATGATGATATTTGTAG ggctCTTCTCAGCTTACTTTCACATGACGCTTAGTTTTGTTGGACAGATGTTGGATGAGCTGTCTATCCTGTGGGTTTTGGCGATGGGATATTCTGTTTGGTTCCCCCGCAGGCTCTTCCCTTCTTTCATAAAAGACAG GGCCACATTTACGAGCCTCGTCCTGGTGGTTACATTGATCAGCACGTTGTCATCGTTTGTGAAACCGACAGCCAATGCCTACGCTTTAAATTGCTTCGGCCTCCATCTGCTTTATGTCCTGGTTACAGAGATTAAATG CTGTAATGACCAGAAGGTCTTGCGACTGGCCAAGCTGTCTGTGGCTTTGTGGGTGCTAGCGATCACCTGCTGGATTAGTGACCGCTTTGGCTGCAGCTTCTGGCAGAGGCTGAACTTCTGCTACCTGCATGGAATCTG GCACATCCTTATTGTGATGGCTGTGGCCTACGGCAGCACTCTGATAGCATACCTGGATGCCAACTATGAGATACCGTACTCTCTGCCTGGACTGCAGTACTGGCCCTGTGACAAATGGGCTGTTGGATTACCTCACATTGTCCTTAAGGGCACCACCAAAACACAGAAACGGTGTTAA